One window of Balearica regulorum gibbericeps isolate bBalReg1 chromosome 20, bBalReg1.pri, whole genome shotgun sequence genomic DNA carries:
- the PIERCE1 gene encoding piercer of microtubule wall 1 protein: MSGPAAADGPGPRTSDWYRTSPGLPGRFQQPACFRGYGKPEPHPRYRTTNQAYGSKAPTVHEVPTSFHVTSHAFSSTLAACGMYRNNGLNTSLEKSHVTGPDNFITAYDHLNFHPSYNPSGPSHC, from the exons ATGTCCGGCCCGGCGGCCGCCgacggccccggcccccgcacCAGCGACTGGTACCGCACCAGCCCCGGCCTGCCCGGCCGCTTCCAGCAGCCGGCCTGCTTCCGCGGCTACGG GAAGCCGGAGCCTCACCCCCGGTACCGGACCACCAACCAGGCCTACGGCAGCAAAGCCCCCACGGTGCACGAGGTGCCG ACCTCCTTCCACGTCACCTCGCACGCGTTTTCAAGCACTCTGGCAGCGTGTGGCATGTACAGAAATAACGGGCTGAACACCTCCCTGGAGAAGAGCCACGTCACCGGCCCAGACAACTTCATCACCGCCTATGACCACCTCAATTTCCATCCCAGCTACAACCCAAGCGGCCCGTCGCACTGCTAG
- the MRPS2 gene encoding small ribosomal subunit protein uS2m isoform X1: MAVPRLLRAGGWVVPSRVRPGPARPSDPRVSLPAAAPRLYSTVPAPAAAVRPRAEDEKLLSEPLSHPDFFNVKELFSLKDLFDARVHLGHKKGCRHRFMEPYIFGCRLDQDIIDLDQTMQHLQLALNFTAHIAYRKGIILFVSRKRQFCHLVESTARDCGEYAHTRYWQGGLLTNAHIQFGSGIRLPDLLIFLSSLNNVFEPHVAIRDAAKMNIPTVGVVDTNCNPCLITYPIPGNDDSPTAMELYCKLFRMTIIRAKDKRRQTEVFNELRRKAEGN; this comes from the exons ATGGCGGTACCGCGGCTCCTGCGGGCAGGTGGGTGGGTGGTGCCCAGCCGTgtccggcccggcccggcccgcccgtCTGACCCCCGTGTTTCTctccccgcagcagccccgcgGCTCTACAGCACCGTaccggccccggcggcggcggtcCGGCCCCGCG ccGAGGATGAGAAGCTGCTGTCTGAGCCTCTCAGCCACCCCGACTTCTTCAACGTGAAGGAGCTCTTCTCCCTGAAAGATCTCTTTGATGCTCGGGTGCACCTGGGGCACAAAAAGGGATGTCGGCACAG GTTCATGGAGCCCTACATCTTTGGCTGCCGCCTGGATCAGGACATCATCGACTTGGATCAGACGATGCAACACCTCCAGCTGGCCCTTAACTTCACCGCCCACATTGCCTACCGCAAGGGCATCATCCTCTTCGTCAGCCGCAAGCGCCAGTTCTGCCACCTGGTCGAGAGCACGGCACGGGACTGCGGGGAGTACGCCCACACCCGCTACTGGCAGGGTGGCCTGCTCACCAACGCCCACATCCAGTTCGGGTCCGGCATCCGCCTGCCCGacctcctcatcttcctcagcAGCCTCAACAACGTCTTTGAGCCCCACGTGGCCATCCGGGATGCTGCCAAGATGAACATCCCCACGGTGGGCGTGGTGGACACAAACTGCAACCCCTGTTTGATCACCTACCCCATCCCCGGGAACGACGACAGCCCCACCGCCATGGAGCTCTACTGCAAGCTCTTCAGGATGACCATCATCCGCGCCAAGGACAAGAGGCGGCAGACCGAGGTCTTCAACGAGCTGCGGAGGAAAGCGGAAGGCAATTAG
- the MRPS2 gene encoding small ribosomal subunit protein uS2m isoform X3, whose protein sequence is MAVPRLLRAAPRLYSTVPAPAAAVRPRAEDEKLLSEPLSHPDFFNVKELFSLKDLFDARVHLGHKKGCRHRFMEPYIFGCRLDQDIIDLDQTMQHLQLALNFTAHIAYRKGIILFVSRKRQFCHLVESTARDCGEYAHTRYWQGGLLTNAHIQFGSGIRLPDLLIFLSSLNNVFEPHVAIRDAAKMNIPTVGVVDTNCNPCLITYPIPGNDDSPTAMELYCKLFRMTIIRAKDKRRQTEVFNELRRKAEGN, encoded by the exons ATGGCGGTACCGCGGCTCCTGCGGGCAG ccccgcgGCTCTACAGCACCGTaccggccccggcggcggcggtcCGGCCCCGCG ccGAGGATGAGAAGCTGCTGTCTGAGCCTCTCAGCCACCCCGACTTCTTCAACGTGAAGGAGCTCTTCTCCCTGAAAGATCTCTTTGATGCTCGGGTGCACCTGGGGCACAAAAAGGGATGTCGGCACAG GTTCATGGAGCCCTACATCTTTGGCTGCCGCCTGGATCAGGACATCATCGACTTGGATCAGACGATGCAACACCTCCAGCTGGCCCTTAACTTCACCGCCCACATTGCCTACCGCAAGGGCATCATCCTCTTCGTCAGCCGCAAGCGCCAGTTCTGCCACCTGGTCGAGAGCACGGCACGGGACTGCGGGGAGTACGCCCACACCCGCTACTGGCAGGGTGGCCTGCTCACCAACGCCCACATCCAGTTCGGGTCCGGCATCCGCCTGCCCGacctcctcatcttcctcagcAGCCTCAACAACGTCTTTGAGCCCCACGTGGCCATCCGGGATGCTGCCAAGATGAACATCCCCACGGTGGGCGTGGTGGACACAAACTGCAACCCCTGTTTGATCACCTACCCCATCCCCGGGAACGACGACAGCCCCACCGCCATGGAGCTCTACTGCAAGCTCTTCAGGATGACCATCATCCGCGCCAAGGACAAGAGGCGGCAGACCGAGGTCTTCAACGAGCTGCGGAGGAAAGCGGAAGGCAATTAG
- the MRPS2 gene encoding small ribosomal subunit protein uS2m isoform X2, with protein MAVPRLLRAAAPRLYSTVPAPAAAVRPRAEDEKLLSEPLSHPDFFNVKELFSLKDLFDARVHLGHKKGCRHRFMEPYIFGCRLDQDIIDLDQTMQHLQLALNFTAHIAYRKGIILFVSRKRQFCHLVESTARDCGEYAHTRYWQGGLLTNAHIQFGSGIRLPDLLIFLSSLNNVFEPHVAIRDAAKMNIPTVGVVDTNCNPCLITYPIPGNDDSPTAMELYCKLFRMTIIRAKDKRRQTEVFNELRRKAEGN; from the exons ATGGCGGTACCGCGGCTCCTGCGGGCAG cagccccgcgGCTCTACAGCACCGTaccggccccggcggcggcggtcCGGCCCCGCG ccGAGGATGAGAAGCTGCTGTCTGAGCCTCTCAGCCACCCCGACTTCTTCAACGTGAAGGAGCTCTTCTCCCTGAAAGATCTCTTTGATGCTCGGGTGCACCTGGGGCACAAAAAGGGATGTCGGCACAG GTTCATGGAGCCCTACATCTTTGGCTGCCGCCTGGATCAGGACATCATCGACTTGGATCAGACGATGCAACACCTCCAGCTGGCCCTTAACTTCACCGCCCACATTGCCTACCGCAAGGGCATCATCCTCTTCGTCAGCCGCAAGCGCCAGTTCTGCCACCTGGTCGAGAGCACGGCACGGGACTGCGGGGAGTACGCCCACACCCGCTACTGGCAGGGTGGCCTGCTCACCAACGCCCACATCCAGTTCGGGTCCGGCATCCGCCTGCCCGacctcctcatcttcctcagcAGCCTCAACAACGTCTTTGAGCCCCACGTGGCCATCCGGGATGCTGCCAAGATGAACATCCCCACGGTGGGCGTGGTGGACACAAACTGCAACCCCTGTTTGATCACCTACCCCATCCCCGGGAACGACGACAGCCCCACCGCCATGGAGCTCTACTGCAAGCTCTTCAGGATGACCATCATCCGCGCCAAGGACAAGAGGCGGCAGACCGAGGTCTTCAACGAGCTGCGGAGGAAAGCGGAAGGCAATTAG